The Luteolibacter arcticus genome includes a window with the following:
- a CDS encoding arylsulfatase, with amino-acid sequence MKTAILFGFAFAATASAQSPPDRSVLPIAEPEPESISTLDARDAKAPPRFEVKAPDGAPNVVIVLIDDIGFGHSSAFGGPIKMPTLEKLANNGVRYNRFHTTALCSPTRTALLTGHNHHANNAGAIMELATAFPGNTGVRPKEITTLAEILRQNGYSTGAFGKYHETPPWEVSVSGPFDRWPTGSGFDKFYGFIGGETNQWAPAIFDGVARAEPALSPTYHFTVDMTDKAVQWVSAQNSLTPQKPFYMYFATGATHAPHHAPKEWIEKYKGQFNSGWDKLREETYERQKKMGIIPAETKLTARPKEIPAWDGMSAEQKRLFERQMETFAGFAEHTDHEVGRLVAQLEKIGEMENTLFFYIVGDNGSSAEGGPEGTYNEMMALNGIIGKADQMMGHIDEWGGPTTFPHFAIGWAWAGNTPFQWTKQVASHFGGTRNGMVMHWPKGIKAKGEIRSQFHHVIDVAPTALEAAKIPEPKTVNGVKQRPMDGVPMLYSADAPKAADTRKTQYFEMFGNRGIYHEGWVACTRHSIPWDMAAKSPALKDDVWELYHVDADFSEAENLADKNPAKLKELQAVFEKEAIRNHVFPIDDRRAERFNPAIAGRPDLLGGRKSLTVYPGMIGMMENAFINVKGVHHTIEAEIEIKDDKTQGVIIAQAGYFGGWTLYLKDGKPHHEYNWFALERTNIGSDAALAPGKHVIGYEFIPDSAKPGTGGKSILSVDGKKVAEAQIPKTQPFAFSADEGADVGIDAETNVSPDYKPGLPSTFTGKIVKVTVEQK; translated from the coding sequence ATGAAAACCGCAATCCTCTTTGGCTTCGCGTTCGCCGCGACTGCTTCTGCCCAATCTCCGCCCGACCGCAGCGTGCTCCCCATCGCAGAGCCGGAGCCGGAGTCGATCAGCACACTGGATGCGCGCGATGCGAAGGCACCGCCGCGCTTCGAGGTGAAGGCGCCGGACGGCGCGCCGAACGTGGTGATCGTGTTGATCGACGACATCGGCTTCGGCCATAGCTCGGCCTTCGGCGGGCCGATCAAGATGCCGACGCTTGAGAAGCTGGCGAACAACGGGGTGCGCTACAATCGTTTCCACACGACGGCGCTGTGCAGTCCGACGCGGACCGCGCTGCTCACGGGGCACAATCACCACGCGAATAATGCGGGCGCGATCATGGAGCTGGCGACCGCTTTCCCGGGCAATACCGGGGTGCGGCCGAAGGAGATCACGACGCTGGCGGAGATCCTGCGGCAGAACGGCTACAGCACGGGTGCCTTCGGCAAGTATCACGAGACGCCGCCGTGGGAGGTCTCGGTGTCGGGGCCCTTTGACCGCTGGCCGACGGGCTCTGGATTCGACAAGTTCTACGGCTTCATCGGCGGCGAGACGAACCAGTGGGCACCGGCGATCTTCGATGGAGTGGCACGCGCGGAGCCGGCGCTATCGCCGACCTACCACTTCACGGTGGATATGACGGACAAGGCCGTGCAGTGGGTGAGCGCGCAGAACTCGCTGACGCCGCAGAAGCCCTTCTACATGTACTTTGCGACCGGGGCGACGCATGCCCCGCACCATGCGCCGAAGGAGTGGATCGAGAAGTACAAGGGGCAGTTTAACAGCGGCTGGGACAAGCTGCGCGAGGAGACCTACGAGCGGCAGAAGAAGATGGGCATCATTCCCGCGGAGACGAAGCTGACGGCGCGGCCGAAGGAGATCCCGGCGTGGGACGGGATGAGCGCGGAGCAGAAGCGGCTCTTCGAGCGGCAGATGGAAACCTTCGCGGGCTTCGCGGAGCATACGGACCACGAGGTGGGCCGGTTGGTCGCGCAGCTCGAGAAGATCGGCGAGATGGAGAACACGCTGTTCTTCTACATCGTGGGTGACAATGGCTCGAGCGCGGAGGGCGGACCGGAGGGCACCTACAATGAGATGATGGCGCTCAATGGAATCATCGGCAAGGCGGACCAGATGATGGGCCACATCGACGAGTGGGGCGGCCCGACGACCTTCCCGCACTTCGCGATCGGCTGGGCATGGGCGGGGAACACGCCTTTCCAGTGGACGAAGCAGGTGGCCTCGCATTTCGGCGGGACGCGCAATGGCATGGTGATGCATTGGCCGAAGGGGATCAAGGCGAAGGGGGAGATCCGCAGTCAATTCCACCACGTCATCGATGTCGCACCGACGGCGCTGGAGGCTGCGAAGATCCCGGAGCCGAAGACGGTGAATGGGGTGAAGCAGCGGCCGATGGATGGGGTGCCGATGCTCTACTCGGCCGACGCGCCGAAGGCCGCCGATACGCGGAAGACGCAGTACTTCGAGATGTTTGGCAATCGTGGCATTTATCATGAGGGCTGGGTCGCTTGCACGCGGCACTCAATTCCCTGGGACATGGCAGCGAAGTCCCCCGCGCTGAAGGACGATGTGTGGGAACTCTACCATGTGGACGCGGATTTCAGCGAGGCGGAGAATCTTGCCGACAAGAACCCGGCCAAGCTCAAAGAGCTCCAGGCGGTGTTTGAGAAGGAGGCCATCCGCAATCATGTCTTCCCGATCGACGACCGCCGCGCCGAGCGCTTCAACCCCGCGATCGCCGGGCGGCCCGATTTGCTCGGCGGACGGAAGTCGCTGACGGTCTATCCGGGGATGATCGGGATGATGGAGAATGCCTTCATCAATGTGAAGGGCGTGCACCACACGATCGAGGCGGAGATCGAGATCAAGGACGACAAGACGCAAGGTGTGATCATCGCGCAGGCCGGCTACTTCGGTGGCTGGACGCTTTACCTGAAGGACGGAAAGCCGCACCACGAGTACAATTGGTTCGCGCTGGAGCGGACGAACATCGGCAGCGATGCGGCGCTGGCTCCGGGCAAGCATGTGATCGGGTATGAGTTCATTCCGGATTCGGCGAAGCCTGGGACCGGTGGCAAGTCGATCCTGAGCGTGGATGGGAAGAAGGTGGCGGAGGCGCAGATCCCGAAGACGCAGCCCTTTGCCTTCTCCGCGGATGAGGGGGCTGATGTGGGGATCGATGCGGAGACGAATGTCTCGCCGGATTACAAGCCGGGGCTGCCGAGTACCTTCACCGGGAAGATCGTGAAGGTGACGGTGGAGCAGAAGTAG